In the Terriglobia bacterium genome, GAGATCACCGGCGGTCTTTCTCCGGGTGAGAAAGTCATCGATCCGGGCGACATGCTGATCAGTGACAGCCTCAAGGTGACGGCCAAAACAAGATGAAAGCTGCGATCCTGCTCGGCCTGCTGATGCTGCTGCCCCTGCGCGGCGACGTTCAGGGTGTCGACGCCGCCAGAGAACTGTATGAGCGCGGCAAGTTTCAAGGTGCGGCGGATCTTCTGTCCAGCTTGATCCGGCAGAGTCCCAAAGATGTCGATCTGCGCATCTGGTATGGCAAGACCTGCCTGAAGTTGCGGCGCTGGGACTTAGCTGTGCAGGAATTTGACAGGGCAGTCGAGCTCGATCCCCAAAAAGGCCAGAATCATCTCTGGCTCGCCCGCGCCTATGGTAACAAAGCGCAACACTCCTGGCTCAGTGCGATCCCATCGGCGGGGAAGGCGCGGAAGGAGTTTGAAACCGCCGCGCAGTTGTCCCCGGCCAACGTGGATATCCGTTTCGACCTGCTCGAATTCTATGCCCAGGCTCCCGGCTTCCTTGGGGGCGGCAGGGAAAAGGCGGCGGCTCAAGCCGAGGCAATTGCCAGACTGTCACCGCGGCTCGGCTATACGGCGCGCGCCGAGATCTACCAGAACGACAAGGAATGGGATCGGGCGCGCCAGGAACTGATCCAGGCGACTCTGAAGTTTCCGAACGATGCCGGCGGGCACGCGGATCTGGCCGGGTTTCTGCTGCAGCGCCGCGATTATGAAGGCGCCGAGGCGAGTGCGCAAAAAGCGCTCGCCTTGGATGGATCGCTGCGCGGGGCCCGGCTGATCCTTGCTGCGGCGCAGGTCGCCCTTCATCGAAACGTTCCCGGCGCCCTGCAGGTATTGCAGGAACTTGCCGCGGGGCCGCTGACTGAAAATGATCCTTCCTTCGAAGAAGTCAACTATTGGCTCGGGCAGGCGTACCTGGCGCAGGGTCAGAAGGCGGAGGCACGCCAGGCGTTCCAGACCTCTCTCGGTTTTGATCCGGATTATTCAAGATCCAAGGACGCCCTGGCGCAGATCCGGTAATCCCATGCGTTGTTGCGGCCAAGCAGCGCACGAAACACACGAAAAACTTGGCGTGGTTACGATGTGGGTGTAAGGTCCGATTATGAACGTGGTCGAATCCGCAAGCGTTGCTTACGAGAGCCTGCTTGCCAACAAGCTGCGCGCGGGCCTCACTATGCTCGGGATGACCATCGGCACTGCATCCATCATCCTGGTGGTGACGATCGCCCTGACTTCCAAGGAATATATTCTGCAGCAGATCCAGGGCGTCGGCTCCAACCTGATCTATCTCTACTATGAAGCCGGCAATACGGTTTCCGGCACCAAAAGCCGTGCGGACGATCTGACCCTGGGGGACCTCAACGCAGTCCAACTACTCCCCGGCGTTGCTGATGCCACGGGTATCGTCGTCAAATATGACCGCCTGTCCCTGCGCGGGAGAGAGAGGGAGATCACGGTCATCGGCACGACGCCGGATTACTTGAGGGTGAGGAATCTCCGCATTCTCGCGGGGAGGTTCTTCGACGACTCTGACGAGAGATCCTTCAACAAAGTTTGTCTGCTCACGGAAGATCTTGCGGTACGGCTTTTCGGCACTCTGGACGTGCGCGGCAAAAGCATCCGGCTGTTCCATGTCAGGTTCGAGACGATTGGCGTTTTCAGGGAAGGCGTCGAGACTTTCGGAACCTCCGAGGTCTCGACGTACTCGGCCCTGATCCCGATCCCCATCATGCAGCAGTTCGACAACAACGACAAACTGGACCAGATTTATGCTTCAGCCCGGCGCACCGAATCGGTTCCGTCGGTAACCCGGCGGATTCAGCAGTTGGTGGAATCACGGCAC is a window encoding:
- a CDS encoding ABC transporter permease; protein product: MNVVESASVAYESLLANKLRAGLTMLGMTIGTASIILVVTIALTSKEYILQQIQGVGSNLIYLYYEAGNTVSGTKSRADDLTLGDLNAVQLLPGVADATGIVVKYDRLSLRGREREITVIGTTPDYLRVRNLRILAGRFFDDSDERSFNKVCLLTEDLAVRLFGTLDVRGKSIRLFHVRFETIGVFREGVETFGTSEVSTYSALIPIPIMQQFDNNDKLDQIYASARRTESVPSVTRRIQQLVESRHRAGTSYRVENLAEILRAAGRIATAITIVLFLIGTISLVISGIGIMNIMLVSVTERTKEIGVRMAVGARRREILYQFLAESTYMASIGGGLGILLGVSGPLLANWFTGFNIPISWISIVLAFLLSFTVGITSGLIPANRAAKLDPTEALRYE
- a CDS encoding tetratricopeptide repeat protein, translated to MKAAILLGLLMLLPLRGDVQGVDAARELYERGKFQGAADLLSSLIRQSPKDVDLRIWYGKTCLKLRRWDLAVQEFDRAVELDPQKGQNHLWLARAYGNKAQHSWLSAIPSAGKARKEFETAAQLSPANVDIRFDLLEFYAQAPGFLGGGREKAAAQAEAIARLSPRLGYTARAEIYQNDKEWDRARQELIQATLKFPNDAGGHADLAGFLLQRRDYEGAEASAQKALALDGSLRGARLILAAAQVALHRNVPGALQVLQELAAGPLTENDPSFEEVNYWLGQAYLAQGQKAEARQAFQTSLGFDPDYSRSKDALAQIR